The stretch of DNA GACGTGCTGCAGGGACCAGCCGCAAGCGCTGAAGTGATTCAGGACAGCCATTCGAGCCTCCGACGGGCTCTTGTACCTGGCCGTGTCATACAGTCCGGTCCGGGCCACCGTGCGCAACGGAGACTCACTGGCCTTGGTCAGTGAGAGTTGTGGCAAGGACCCTGTTCGCTGTGTGGCCAAAGTCTTGGCGGCCCTGGCTTTGAGTGCGCGTTTCCGGGTTAGCTCCGGAGCCAGAGCGGTCCGAAGCTTCCCCAACGCAGGTGCCGGGTTTCGGCGGCGCAGGATGTCGTAGGCCTGGGAGAGTGGAGTGACCAACGTTTGATGGCCGCCGGCCTTGTGCACCGATCCAGGGACACGGATACATCCGTCGGTGACGTTCTGGTGCGGACTCGGGTCCAGGCTCGTCACCGTCAACGCCAGCGCTTCCACCAGCTCCCTGGCTTCGGCTGCATCCATACGGTCCTGCACGGGGATGTAAAGGTGCCGGCCGCCGCTGGGGGAGAAATCCTCGACAAACAGTACCCCGCATGACGACAACAAGCGGCCTACCCGGGCAGCGTCCGCATCAACCACACCCTTAAGTGCCTTGGATGTGTCAAAGTCCAAGCACAAGGTGGCAACACTGCCATCTGGTCCATGCACCATCACCGCCGCCGGACGCTGCGGGAGGGACCGCGTAATCTTCGGCATCTCCCGCGGTCGCGGGTACTGGAATCGCGAACCAACCCACCGACCCAAGCGGTATGAAGGTGCACCAGCAATCAGCGGAGCAAGGCTCCATGCATCTTCTGGCTTCACATACGGCGCGACACCCATAAGGGCATGCGTTGACGCCGATACCGGTTCCGGTACCATGGTGTGCAGTAGTTCCTTTCGAGGTAACACAAATGGCACCCACAGCGTGGGTGTTGTCAAAGTTCAGATCGTGTCCCGCCAAGAACTGGATCTGGACTTAATGCTTCCGAGAAGGCCCGCCTAGTGCGGGCCTTCCTCTTTTAAGAGGCGATACGGCCGATAGGCAGTTCCTCCTGGCCGCTTACGAATGTCATGTCGATAGCGGCGAGCTTTTCAGCAACGGCATGTGCGATGAACTCACTAGCCGACTGTCCTTGGTGATCTGCAACAGCGAATAACTTTTCTGCGTCTGCAACGGGGAGCCGGGTAGTCAGAACATGACGGTCCCCTTTTGAAGGGCGTCCTCCGCGTGCGCGTTTCTGAATTGCCATGCCCCTCACGTTAGTTTCTGAAACGCTGGGGACTGGACATAACGTACGGCGTGTCGGCTTCATCTCTTTTAGAAGCCTTTTGCGACGGCGGCGGCTGCGGCGAGCCAGGCTCGTTGGGTGGTGGGCTGGAGTGCGTCGTAGCGGATGGGGCCGTTGACCAGGGCGGGGTCGTAGGGGATGCGGACAACAGCGCGCACGTGGGGTGTGAAGCCGTCGGCAATTCTGCGGGCTTCGTCTTTGGCGCGTTTGAGTGCGTCGCCGCTCATGCTTCGTTTGGCGTCGGTGGATTCGGAGACGATGACGACGGCGTTGCGTGCCAGTTCGGCGTCGTGACCGCCACGGGATTCGAGGGTTTGGAGGGTCAGGCGGGCGGCTTCGGCGCGGTCTTCGATCGCGGTGACCGGGACGACGAGCTGGTTGGTGTGGTGAATCATTCTCCGCCAGTTCGCGGCGCGGGCGGTGTTTCCCGAGTCCATGACGATGAGCCGGTAGTAGCGGGTAAGCACCTGGTGGGCGATGTCCACTTCCTCGGCGGTGACTTCGTGGTCGCCCTCGTCGTTTTCGTCTGAGCGCAGGACATCGAACTTGTCGGCAGTCTGGTGGTGGACGAACTGGGCGATCTCTGCTGCTTGGGCGCTGGGGGAGAGCAGCGCCTGGGATGAGTCGATGAGGTCCAGGACGCTGTTGTTGTGACCGCCTTGTTCCGTGCGCCAACCGAGTGTGCCTTGTGATTCGTTGTTGTCCCAGGCGACGGTCGCAGCGCCGCTGTAGCGGGCGAGGATGGCTGAGAGCATGACGACGGTGGGTGTCTTGTTCGCTCCGCCCTTGCGGTTGACGACGGCCACGGTACGGGGGCCGGGCCAGTGCTGGCTGACGATGCGGATGTCTTCGCGTTCGGCGAGCTCTTCGGCTGATGGGTCCATGCGGAGGCCGAGGCGGCTCAGGGCACCGCGCCAACCACGGGTGGCGGGCTGGAGAACGGGGGCGCTGATGAGGAACGAGGCGTCTTTGAGGCTGCGCCGGGCAGGCGGCTCAACGGCTGCTCTGGAGGCTGTGGCGGGCTCCTGGGCGTGCGCGGCCGTGACCGCTGCACCGAATCTCGCCGGGGCAGTGGCTGCGGGTTGTGCGGGCGTTTCCTCAGGCGCGGGAGCGTCGGGGGTCGGAGCGGTCAAAACCTGGGCTGGCTCGGGTGCTGAGGCGGCCTTAGCGGGCAGGGGGTCCTGCTGCCGGCGGGGGGCGGGTTTGGTCGGGGCGGCCTCGCTGACGACGCCCTCGGGGGAGACGATGATGAGGCCCTGCCCGTCCGGGTCGGTGGTGCTGACCTGGACGGGTCGGCCGAGCTGGGCAGCGGTTTCGGTGATGAGGCGCAGCGCATCGGTGAGGACGGCGGCCTCGTCGGCGGCCTCGATCGCGTGGGAGGTCCCGTTGATAGTGACTTCGCCGGTTCCGTTGGTGCGCAGGACGGCGTTGATTTTGGGGAAGTCGAGTGCCTGAGTTTCCATCTTCTGTCCTTACTTTGTGCCGTTCGGGGGTGTGAAGCGGTTGACCTGCCAGGGCTTGTCAGCCGTGCTGCGTAGCAGCTGCACGTCGTAATCGCCGGCGTCGGTGGGAATCACGACGTGGCAGCCGAAGCCGTTGGTCTCATCGATCTTGACTTGGCCTGTTCCGGTGACCTTGGTGGCCGGGATGTTGGCGGGGTCAACGTACTGGTAATCGGCGGTGGCCTGGGCGGTCAGGATTTGGCCGAGGTCCTGGATCCATGCCTTGTCCGTGACCGTAGGCCGGGCGTACAGCGTCATGGCCTTGGTCGCGGTTTCCAACGCGGCTGTCTTGCTTACCGCGTCCCAGGCGATGCCGAGGGTGGCCGGGGCAGTGCCGCCGGGAGCCTGGGGCTTGCCGCCGGCGCTGAGCGTGGCCGGGCTCGTGGCGGACGTACTGACCGACGATTCCGCCGGCGTTGAACTGGATACCGGCGCGCAGGCGGTGCACATGAGCAGGGCCGTGAGGGCTGTCAGGGTGCGTTTCATGGTTCCTCCGGTGAGTCGCTGCCGGGCAGGTAGAGAAAGGCGCTGGGAGCGCCGTTCTGGACCGTGCGGGTGTAGTAGGTGTGGTCATTCGGGGCGGGATTGCCGTTGTAGCCCTCTTCGAGGAAGCTGCCGTCGCCGTTGACGGCTTTGACGATGGCGACGTGGCCGTAGGTCCCGTCCGCGCCTCCGGTGCCGGGGGAGTACCAGACGACCGCGCCAACACGGGGCGTCATGCCGGTGGGCCAGCCTTTGGCGTCCCAGCCGTCCTTCCAGGTCAGGGCAGAACCGAGCAGGGCGCCGTCGGGCCGGAAGGTGCCGTTGAGGATCTTGTAGGGGGCGGTGCTGCTGCCCAGTTGCTGGTTGACGCGCCAGAGAGCGAAGTCAACGCATTCGCGGTTGAACATGCCCAGCGGAGAGGGCTGGTAGACCCTGGATGCGCGCCACGGCAGGTCATCGCCTTTGCCGGATTCACCGGGGATGCCGCAGGAGCTTGTCCCTCCGGTGTCGGTGATCTTGGTATCGCCCAGGGCGGCCACGACTTCCACGGCTGCAGGCCAATAGGTCTGGTAGTGGAACGGGTCGGCGTTGCGTTGGACCCTGTGCGCGGCGGTGGTGGGTTCGAGCTGTTCCCAGCCGCTGATCTTCGTCAGGGCTGTGAAGAAGTGGGTGGCGGAGGCCGTGGGGTTCATGCGGTCCTGGTAGGTGCCCCAGGCGCCGTTGTCGCGCTGTTGGAAAAGGCCCCGGGAGTCCGGGCCGGGACCATCACCATGGTCCAGGACGCGCAGGCCGGACTCTCCCATCGCGGTCATGACCCCTATGGTCTGGGCCCTGGCGGACAGGCCCATGGCTTTCCCGGCGTTGATGATCAAGGCCGCGTTGCGGAGCTGTTCGCCTTGGTAGCCAGCGATGGCGACCTTGGGCAGCCGGGCCTCGTCAACGCTGACGCTGCCGGCCGTGGGTGAGCAGACGTCGGCATCCGCCGTGGAGCCTCCGCCGAACAGGATGATGGAGAGCACCAGCCCGATGGGTGCGAGGACGGCACCAGCGGCCAGCACAGGCCCGCTCGTTCGTGCTTGCATGTGTCCCCCTCACATCTGTCCTGCTGCGCCTTACGGCTGGTCCTGGTCTGCCTCGTCTGCGGTGTTCGCTTCCGGTGTCTGGCCCTTCCTGAGGGTGTTCCGGTTTTCCCAGACCCAGTCTTTGACTTGATCTCTGGCGATTAACCATGTCTTCTCGACTTGGTAGGCAGGAATCACTCCGGTTTGGAGCCAGCGGTACACGGTGTTCCGGGAGAGCCCGAAGATTTCTTCGAGGTCCTGAGGCGTCAGACGCTCCGGGTACTTGGCGAAGAGTGCTTCCAGGTACTTGGGGTCCACGCTCAGTCCGTCCCACCGCATGAAGCAATCGTAGACCATAAATTGGTACTGTGATGTACTGGAAGTGACTGAAAGGTACTAAAGCTGTTGTTGGGGGTCACTTTTGGCCTTTCGTGTCGGATGGTACCGATACGATCTTTGCGGACATTACAGGGGGATGTGAAATGCCGGTCTCAAAGAATCGCTGGGTGACGTTCGGGGCAGAAACCATTGACGAACCTGTTCCAGTCATTCAGGAACAGGTTTCATTCGTTCCTACAGGGGCGACAAAGCCGCAGTTGAGTGTGCCGCAGCCGGATCAGGCGGACCGGCTTCCGAGAAGGAATGTCTCCGGGAGGGAGCCGGCTTTCTGGTGGCTTGGTGTCCACGGCGGCGCAGGCGAGACGTCGCTTGCACGTCTGGACAAGAACACCAGGGCAGCCGACCATCACTGGCCGTTGACGGCAACCGGATCCGCTGTGGTCCTGGTGGCCCGTTCCAACATCCCGGGCCTGCGTGCAGCACGGCTCGCGGCAACTGAATGGGCGTCGGGTTCCCTTCCCGGGATCCGCGTCGCCGGCCTCGTGGTCATGGCCGACACTCCCGGCCGGCTCCCTAAAGAGATCCGCGACTTTTCCCGCGTCGTGGCCGGGGGAGTGCCCCACGTGTGGCATTTCCCCTGGGTGGACGGATGGCGCTACGGCCACGACCTTCCCCCCGAAGAACTTCCCAAAGAAGCCCGCACCGCCCTGGAGCAGGTGCACATCGCAGTAACCGCCACTGCCGGACTCCCGGCCAAGTAGAAAGAAGAAACTTAAATGTTGTTCTCCAAGGCCATGAAATGGTCAAGCTTTGCCATCACCGAGATACCGAACCCGGGCACCGGTGAAGCACCTCCCGGCTCTGAAGGGTTGCTGACAATCCTCAAATGGGTCGCATGGATCGTCTTCGGCCTGGCCGTCGCGGGCATCCTGATCACCGCCGGAACGATGATGATCAACAACCGACGCGGTGAAGGCGGCGAGCACGCCGGCCGCCTCGCCTGGGTCCTCGGCGGCTGCATCCTGGCAGCCTCCGCCGGCGGCGTCGTA from Arthrobacter sp. FW306-07-I encodes:
- a CDS encoding MinD/ParA family ATP-binding protein, with protein sequence METQALDFPKINAVLRTNGTGEVTINGTSHAIEAADEAAVLTDALRLITETAAQLGRPVQVSTTDPDGQGLIIVSPEGVVSEAAPTKPAPRRQQDPLPAKAASAPEPAQVLTAPTPDAPAPEETPAQPAATAPARFGAAVTAAHAQEPATASRAAVEPPARRSLKDASFLISAPVLQPATRGWRGALSRLGLRMDPSAEELAEREDIRIVSQHWPGPRTVAVVNRKGGANKTPTVVMLSAILARYSGAATVAWDNNESQGTLGWRTEQGGHNNSVLDLIDSSQALLSPSAQAAEIAQFVHHQTADKFDVLRSDENDEGDHEVTAEEVDIAHQVLTRYYRLIVMDSGNTARAANWRRMIHHTNQLVVPVTAIEDRAEAARLTLQTLESRGGHDAELARNAVVIVSESTDAKRSMSGDALKRAKDEARRIADGFTPHVRAVVRIPYDPALVNGPIRYDALQPTTQRAWLAAAAAVAKGF
- a CDS encoding helix-turn-helix domain-containing protein gives rise to the protein MRWDGLSVDPKYLEALFAKYPERLTPQDLEEIFGLSRNTVYRWLQTGVIPAYQVEKTWLIARDQVKDWVWENRNTLRKGQTPEANTADEADQDQP
- a CDS encoding DUF6668 family protein; the encoded protein is MPVSKNRWVTFGAETIDEPVPVIQEQVSFVPTGATKPQLSVPQPDQADRLPRRNVSGREPAFWWLGVHGGAGETSLARLDKNTRAADHHWPLTATGSAVVLVARSNIPGLRAARLAATEWASGSLPGIRVAGLVVMADTPGRLPKEIRDFSRVVAGGVPHVWHFPWVDGWRYGHDLPPEELPKEARTALEQVHIAVTATAGLPAK
- a CDS encoding CHAP domain-containing protein, giving the protein MQARTSGPVLAAGAVLAPIGLVLSIILFGGGSTADADVCSPTAGSVSVDEARLPKVAIAGYQGEQLRNAALIINAGKAMGLSARAQTIGVMTAMGESGLRVLDHGDGPGPDSRGLFQQRDNGAWGTYQDRMNPTASATHFFTALTKISGWEQLEPTTAAHRVQRNADPFHYQTYWPAAVEVVAALGDTKITDTGGTSSCGIPGESGKGDDLPWRASRVYQPSPLGMFNRECVDFALWRVNQQLGSSTAPYKILNGTFRPDGALLGSALTWKDGWDAKGWPTGMTPRVGAVVWYSPGTGGADGTYGHVAIVKAVNGDGSFLEEGYNGNPAPNDHTYYTRTVQNGAPSAFLYLPGSDSPEEP